In Rhododendron vialii isolate Sample 1 chromosome 9a, ASM3025357v1, the following are encoded in one genomic region:
- the LOC131299896 gene encoding uncharacterized protein LOC131299896, whose translation MRLLCPVAPVITVGGCQGIPKFRIRSATFDTYDIPTTNTSFTLKTNIALGIKNTNFGPYKYDSSTIYFYYGEVELGSVIILKSKAQFRRTRKFTIEVDLAWTDLVGKTQLAHDLSSGLVPLSSRSKLTGKVELMLIFKKKKAVDMNCTMEVNTATKSLQNISCK comes from the coding sequence ATGAGGTTGCTTTGCCCGGTCGCTCCAGTAATAACCGTTGGCGGGTGCCAAGGGATTCCCAAGTTCCGAATCAGATCTGCCACCTTCGACACGTATGATATCCCAACCACCAATACTTCCTTCACTCTTAAAACCAACATCGCACTTGGGatcaaaaacacaaattttggcCCCTACAAGTACGACAGTAGCACAATCTATTTCTACTACGGCGAAGTTGAGCTTGGGAGTGTAATTATCCTCAAATCGAAAGCCCAATTCCGAAGGACCAGAAAGTTTACCATTGAAGTGGACCTTGCTTGGACAGATCTTGTTGGAAAGACACAACTGGCACATGATCTAAGCTCAGGGCTTGTGCCTTTGAGCAGCCGATCGAAATTGACCGGGAAAGTGGAGTTGATGTTgattttcaagaagaagaaggctgTCGACATGAATTGTACAATGGAAGTGAATACCGCAACAAAGTCCCTCCAGAATATCAGTTGCAAGTAG
- the LOC131299895 gene encoding uncharacterized protein LOC131299895 has product MCTYHKERGHYTTQCPPFKRYLEDLAAAGHLNQWIDVRRNPLPPPPPLIGNLVSIIQGLVSEGRVAKLRSEIDRAITSLSIYNVGASGKRKWEDPNFGSTITFSSDDLKGVQLPHTDAFVVTVAIEKSTVQRVLIDQGSSTDVMFYSTYWSLGLSPAQLQTASTPLVSFTGASVWPLSLITLPVRAGSRVLEIEFMVVASPSPYNESLRGDQIQSKKCYISTVTNKQSCMEVQCVEATPVPIIEDVGVPAEQRSTEELIHFPIPWGEGRYFLIRSSLSMAEREEMYDFLMQNIEVFAWTPQDMP; this is encoded by the exons ATGTGCACGTATCATAAGGAGCGCGGCCACTACACCACGCAATGCCCACCTTTCAAGCGATATCTAGAAGACTTGGCAGCAGCCGGTCATCTAAATCAGTGGATTGACGTTCGGCGAAAtccacttcctccacctccCCCTCTTATTGGCAATCTCGTGAGCATTATACAAGGGTTGGTTTCCGAAGGAAGGGTGGCCAAGCTTCGTTCAGAAATTGACAGAGCCATCACCTCTTTATCTATTTACAACGTGGGCGCTTCGGGAAAGCGAAAATGGGAGGACCCGAACTTTGGCAGCACAATTACTTTTTCATCCGACGACTTGAAAGGTGTGCAACTCCCTCACACGGACGCCTTCGTTGTCACTGTTGCAATTGAAAAGTCAACCGTTCAACGGGTATTGATAGATCAAGGAAGCTCGACGGACGTGATGTTTTACTCAACCTACTGGAGCCTCGGGTTATCTCCCGCTCAACTTCAAACAGCCTCTACTCCCCTCGTCAGTTTTACTGGAGCATCGGTTTGGCCACTCAGCTTGATTACTCTCCCTGTGCGGGCTGGGTCGCGGGTTCTAGAGATTGAATTTATGGTGGTCGCTTCGCCCAGCCCATACAAC GAGAGCCTCCGAGGAGACCAAAtccaatcaaagaaatgctacatcagcactgtCACCAACAAACAGAGCTGTATGGAGGTACAATGTGTGGAAGCCACTCCAGTTCCTATAATTGAAGACGTAGGAGTGCCTGCCGAACAAAGGTCTACCGAAGAGCTAATACATTTTCCCATTCCATGGGGCgaaggaagatattttttaattaggaGTTCTCTGAGCATGGCCGAACGCGAAGAGATGTATGACTTCTTGATGCAAAACATAGAGGTTTTTGCTTGGACTCCCCAAGACATGCCGTGA